In Natrinema versiforme, the following are encoded in one genomic region:
- a CDS encoding TRAM domain-containing protein, with product MGRYQPRKHDSFIKCDTRRCGANNAPEGATEYDPDCWRCGESLGGKPEPGDEVTVDIVDEKADGTLVCKTESGFVLFLEADIAAIEATVRVTTVDETYGEADLVETGS from the coding sequence GTGGGACGCTACCAGCCGAGAAAACACGACTCGTTCATCAAATGCGATACGCGTCGCTGCGGGGCAAACAACGCTCCTGAAGGGGCCACGGAGTACGATCCCGACTGTTGGCGATGCGGGGAATCCTTGGGTGGAAAGCCCGAACCGGGTGACGAGGTGACCGTAGATATCGTCGACGAGAAAGCCGACGGCACGCTCGTCTGCAAGACAGAAAGCGGGTTCGTCCTCTTCCTCGAGGCGGACATCGCGGCGATCGAGGCGACGGTCCGTGTGACGACCGTCGACGAGACGTATGGGGAAGCGGACCTCGTCGAAACGGGGTCGTAG
- a CDS encoding PadR family transcriptional regulator, with translation MYDLTGFQRDLLYTIAGQDEPHGLAIKEELEEYYEKEIHHGRLYPNLDTLVDKGLVEKGELDQRTNYYTVTARGRRELEARREWEDSYVGELLADSE, from the coding sequence ATGTACGATCTCACTGGCTTCCAGCGAGACTTGCTATACACGATCGCCGGACAGGACGAACCGCACGGACTCGCGATCAAGGAGGAACTCGAGGAGTACTACGAAAAGGAGATCCACCACGGACGACTCTACCCCAACCTCGACACCCTCGTCGATAAAGGGCTCGTCGAGAAAGGCGAACTCGACCAGCGAACGAATTACTACACGGTCACGGCCCGCGGGCGACGGGAACTCGAGGCTCGTCGCGAGTGGGAAGACAGCTACGTCGGCGAGTTACTCGCCGACTCCGAGTAA
- a CDS encoding IclR family transcriptional regulator, whose amino-acid sequence MGTDDPGRTGDRDGRNTIKAVDTSLSIVEALKRERTAKVSELAQLTGHSKANVYKHLNTLKAQGFVERNDDEFRLGLGYLDLGGLVREQLEGQHIIKPKIAEIADKTEEVAQYMVESNGKSVIVFKEVGHQGVSLRTRVGAQLPIHQVASGKAMLAFMPDARVDEIVQRHGLPAATENTITDTETLNDELAEIRERGYATNRSESTKKLFAVSVPVMSVSENVIGACTVSGPTHRMNDTGKTSQVVETLRSVTNEIELNLAHS is encoded by the coding sequence ATGGGAACGGACGATCCGGGCCGAACCGGCGATCGAGACGGCAGGAACACGATCAAAGCGGTCGATACGTCGCTTTCGATCGTCGAGGCACTCAAACGAGAACGGACGGCGAAAGTTAGCGAACTGGCCCAATTGACCGGGCATTCGAAAGCGAACGTGTACAAGCACCTCAACACGCTCAAAGCGCAGGGGTTCGTCGAGCGGAACGACGACGAGTTCCGTCTTGGACTCGGCTATCTCGATCTCGGCGGGCTGGTTCGGGAGCAACTCGAGGGCCAGCACATCATCAAGCCGAAGATCGCCGAAATCGCCGACAAAACGGAGGAGGTCGCCCAATACATGGTCGAGTCGAACGGGAAATCGGTCATCGTCTTCAAGGAAGTCGGGCATCAGGGCGTGTCGCTCCGAACGAGGGTCGGCGCGCAGCTCCCGATCCATCAGGTCGCGTCGGGGAAGGCCATGCTCGCGTTCATGCCCGACGCTCGCGTCGACGAGATCGTACAGCGCCACGGGCTGCCAGCGGCGACGGAAAACACGATCACCGATACAGAGACGCTCAACGACGAACTAGCAGAAATCCGAGAGCGAGGATACGCGACGAATCGGTCGGAGAGTACGAAGAAGCTATTCGCCGTTTCCGTCCCGGTGATGTCCGTCTCGGAGAACGTCATCGGAGCATGTACCGTTTCCGGACCGACTCATCGTATGAACGATACCGGAAAAACGTCACAAGTGGTCGAGACACTGCGAAGTGTGACAAACGAAATCGAACTGAATCTCGCTCATTCTTGA
- a CDS encoding CaiB/BaiF CoA-transferase family protein gives MLDTITVLDVTQVVSGSFASMTLADMGADVVKIERPTGGDVGRHNPPYVGDFSSYFASVNRNKRSVSLNLKSDEGAALFLELAEEADVVVENFRPGAMERFGIDYETVAERNPEIVYCSISGFGQDGPYAEYPALDIIAQAMSGNMSITGPPDSKPYRSGIPIADIAGSMYAVQGVLGALFRRERTGEGQYIDISMLDCMLSWLTVRAGYTFATDEPYPRMGNKLDEFVPYGVFETADSHLAIVVVQDHHWEKLCAAINRPGLATDNRFQTTEQRRANRDELESILEDELTARSTTEWFDVMADHGVPSGPIYDTKEVWDDEHVKHRELRSEIRMGDEELSVIDHPVKYDDDTTGITRGVPRVGEDTYETLERMGYTEAEVAALIERGVVGSPETAHPDR, from the coding sequence ATGCTCGATACTATCACCGTCTTAGACGTGACGCAAGTCGTCTCGGGATCGTTCGCGTCGATGACGCTCGCTGACATGGGTGCCGACGTCGTGAAGATCGAACGACCGACGGGAGGAGACGTGGGCCGTCACAACCCGCCCTACGTCGGCGATTTCAGCTCCTACTTCGCATCCGTCAATCGGAACAAACGATCCGTCTCCCTGAACCTCAAGAGCGACGAGGGCGCGGCGCTCTTTCTCGAGTTGGCCGAGGAAGCGGACGTGGTCGTCGAAAACTTTCGGCCGGGGGCGATGGAGCGGTTCGGAATCGACTACGAGACAGTCGCCGAGCGGAATCCGGAAATCGTCTACTGCTCGATCAGCGGCTTCGGGCAGGACGGTCCCTACGCCGAGTACCCCGCGCTCGACATCATCGCACAGGCGATGTCGGGGAACATGAGCATCACGGGACCGCCGGATTCGAAACCGTATCGCTCGGGCATCCCGATCGCCGACATCGCCGGTTCGATGTACGCGGTACAGGGCGTTCTCGGCGCGCTCTTCCGGCGCGAACGGACCGGTGAGGGACAGTACATCGATATCTCGATGTTAGATTGTATGCTCTCCTGGCTGACCGTTCGAGCCGGCTACACATTCGCGACAGATGAACCGTATCCGCGGATGGGAAACAAACTGGACGAATTCGTCCCCTACGGCGTCTTCGAGACGGCGGACTCGCATCTCGCGATCGTCGTCGTGCAGGATCACCACTGGGAGAAATTGTGCGCCGCTATCAATCGCCCCGGACTCGCAACGGACAACCGCTTCCAGACGACCGAACAGCGGCGTGCGAACCGGGACGAACTCGAGTCGATTCTGGAAGACGAACTAACCGCACGGTCGACGACGGAGTGGTTCGACGTGATGGCTGATCACGGCGTTCCGAGCGGTCCGATCTACGATACGAAGGAGGTCTGGGACGACGAGCACGTGAAACACCGAGAACTGCGCTCCGAGATACGGATGGGCGACGAGGAACTGTCGGTGATCGACCATCCCGTGAAGTACGACGACGACACGACGGGGATCACTCGAGGCGTTCCTCGCGTCGGCGAAGACACGTACGAGACGCTCGAGCGGATGGGATACACCGAGGCGGAAGTCGCGGCGTTGATCGAGCGCGGCGTCGTCGGGTCACCGGAGACGGCTCACCCCGACCGATAG
- a CDS encoding CoA ester lyase yields the protein MKPTRSALFIPGNRPEWIDDAATNGADLVIIDLEDAVPPAETGAARDDVSDAVPTLRDDGQRVFVRINGHPNASADSVTRDLEAIVPREPNGLVVPKVATAADIEELEAVLTHIERREGLDIGSTELLVTIETARAMKQCYEICLASDRVTSIMCGATKGTDTNRALRFDWTGPGRQGLETVHMRQKALLDARAAGIDYPLAGPYVDIDDHDGLVEDIEFAREMGYEGYVVVHPSHVQYANDQFTPDNETVEYWIDLYAALQDAIDLGESAIRYRGEMIDTANLETAREHLRRAVAFRDELDDDVAERLNDLEYASD from the coding sequence ATGAAACCGACCCGCTCAGCGCTGTTCATACCCGGTAATCGTCCGGAGTGGATCGACGATGCAGCGACTAACGGAGCCGATCTCGTTATCATCGACCTCGAGGATGCCGTCCCGCCGGCCGAAACGGGCGCGGCCAGAGACGACGTCTCGGACGCAGTCCCGACGCTTCGAGACGACGGCCAACGCGTCTTCGTCCGTATCAACGGACATCCGAACGCGTCGGCCGACAGTGTCACCCGAGATCTCGAGGCGATCGTCCCCCGAGAGCCGAACGGGCTCGTCGTCCCGAAGGTCGCGACCGCCGCGGATATCGAGGAACTCGAGGCCGTCCTCACGCATATCGAGCGGCGCGAGGGGCTGGATATCGGGAGCACGGAACTCCTCGTGACGATCGAAACGGCACGAGCGATGAAACAGTGCTACGAGATCTGTCTCGCGTCCGACCGCGTCACGTCCATCATGTGCGGGGCCACGAAGGGAACGGATACGAACCGTGCACTCCGGTTCGACTGGACGGGGCCGGGTCGACAAGGCCTCGAGACAGTACACATGCGGCAGAAGGCGCTGCTCGACGCGAGAGCCGCGGGTATCGATTACCCGCTCGCCGGTCCGTACGTCGATATTGACGATCACGACGGGCTAGTCGAGGACATCGAATTCGCTCGCGAAATGGGATACGAGGGATACGTCGTCGTTCACCCGTCGCACGTCCAGTACGCGAACGATCAGTTCACGCCCGACAACGAGACAGTCGAGTACTGGATCGACCTCTACGCAGCGTTGCAGGACGCGATCGATCTCGGCGAGAGCGCGATCCGTTACCGCGGCGAGATGATCGATACGGCGAACCTCGAAACGGCCCGGGAGCACCTCCGGCGTGCGGTCGCGTTTCGGGACGAACTGGACGACGATGTCGCGGAGCGACTAAACGACCTCGAGTACGCGTCGGACTGA
- a CDS encoding CitMHS family transporter: protein MLVSITQSLPVVPLQLDGTGLGIIGYLVIALILVLIIGKITYVVPTLIIVPVLGALVAGFGPSELGEFAASGLGGIVEITAMFAFAVWYFAIMRDRGLFDPLVRRVIHVVLDRPALLTFGTVVLAVASHLDGAGATTFLITIPALLPIYAALDVDTKILAALAALSAGTMNLVPWGGVTVRAIGSVDAATVGNVYNPLIPAQIAGFATILLIAYYFSRRIDTDLELSENERERLVTEALAGDDTDLRTDGGTELETGVNRRWYFNVLVTVVIIALLMLDITSPAIVFMIGLVIALVVNVPDYEEQRNILEEYSSDVMTYVGILLAAGVLLGVLNETGMITEMANILVSIVPDWMGPYMAALVGLIAMPASLVFSPDAYYFGVLPVLAETAQAYGIPEVAVVRASLIGQMTVGFPISPLTGATYLLIGLADVDLGEHIKFTFLWAWVVSLVMLTVAILTGAIPLF from the coding sequence ATGTTAGTTAGCATCACACAATCGCTGCCAGTAGTGCCGTTGCAACTCGACGGGACCGGGCTCGGTATCATCGGCTATCTGGTGATTGCACTCATTCTGGTGTTGATCATCGGGAAGATTACGTACGTGGTGCCGACCCTGATCATCGTCCCGGTCCTCGGCGCGCTCGTCGCCGGATTCGGGCCGTCGGAACTGGGGGAGTTCGCGGCCTCCGGGTTGGGTGGGATCGTCGAGATCACCGCCATGTTCGCGTTCGCCGTCTGGTACTTCGCGATCATGCGGGACAGAGGATTGTTCGATCCGCTCGTGAGGCGAGTCATCCACGTCGTCCTGGATCGGCCCGCGCTGCTGACGTTCGGAACGGTGGTCTTGGCGGTCGCATCACACCTCGACGGGGCCGGTGCGACGACCTTCCTCATCACGATTCCGGCGCTCCTGCCGATCTACGCGGCACTCGATGTCGATACGAAGATTCTAGCCGCGCTGGCGGCGTTGAGCGCGGGGACGATGAATCTCGTCCCGTGGGGCGGTGTCACGGTTCGAGCGATCGGCTCCGTCGATGCTGCGACCGTCGGAAACGTCTACAATCCGCTGATACCGGCACAGATCGCAGGATTCGCGACGATCCTTCTGATCGCGTACTACTTCAGCCGACGGATCGACACCGACCTTGAACTCTCCGAGAACGAACGGGAGCGGCTCGTCACGGAAGCGCTCGCCGGTGACGACACCGATCTTCGGACCGACGGCGGCACGGAACTCGAGACCGGAGTGAACCGGCGCTGGTATTTCAACGTCCTCGTGACGGTCGTGATTATCGCGCTCCTGATGCTCGACATCACCAGTCCGGCAATCGTCTTCATGATCGGACTCGTGATCGCCCTCGTCGTGAACGTTCCGGACTACGAAGAACAACGGAACATCCTCGAGGAGTACTCCTCGGACGTGATGACCTACGTCGGAATTCTCCTCGCCGCGGGCGTCCTGCTCGGCGTTCTCAATGAGACCGGAATGATCACCGAGATGGCGAACATCTTGGTCTCGATCGTCCCCGATTGGATGGGACCGTACATGGCCGCTCTGGTCGGACTCATCGCGATGCCGGCGAGCCTCGTCTTTAGCCCCGACGCCTATTACTTCGGCGTACTGCCGGTGTTAGCTGAGACGGCTCAGGCGTACGGTATCCCCGAAGTCGCGGTCGTTCGCGCGTCGCTGATCGGGCAGATGACGGTCGGGTTCCCGATCTCGCCGCTGACCGGTGCGACGTACTTGCTGATCGGACTCGCCGACGTCGACCTCGGCGAACACATCAAGTTCACCTTCCTCTGGGCGTGGGTCGTGTCGCTGGTCATGCTGACGGTTGCCATCCTCACGGGCGCGATTCCGCTGTTCTGA
- a CDS encoding IclR family transcriptional regulator — protein sequence MTAHESERIQSVETAFEILDYLQHNEGAGVTEIADALSVSKSTAHGHLSTMESIGHVVKVDGTYRVGLRFLELGHHARSRYNLYESAKAEADQLAEMTGERCQIMVPEGHHGVYIYQTAGEQAVRTDSHIGSTVDLHCTAVGKCYLANLPEDELEAYLDDVGLAEQTEHTITDREAFRDELETVREQGYALNREERIIGMRAVGAPIVTDQNDVLGAISVSVPTTRIDDRAAEDELPKQVQRSARVIAIRTTYS from the coding sequence ATGACAGCCCACGAATCCGAACGCATCCAATCGGTCGAGACGGCCTTCGAGATTCTCGATTACCTCCAGCACAACGAGGGGGCTGGAGTGACCGAGATCGCCGACGCGCTGTCGGTGTCGAAGAGCACCGCACACGGTCATCTGTCGACGATGGAGTCGATAGGACACGTCGTCAAAGTCGACGGAACCTACCGCGTCGGACTGCGCTTCCTCGAGCTCGGCCACCACGCGCGGTCGCGGTACAACCTCTACGAGTCGGCGAAGGCGGAAGCCGACCAGCTCGCGGAGATGACCGGTGAGCGGTGTCAGATAATGGTCCCGGAGGGCCACCACGGCGTCTACATCTACCAGACCGCCGGCGAACAGGCCGTCCGAACGGACTCCCACATCGGCAGCACCGTCGATCTCCACTGTACCGCGGTCGGCAAGTGCTACCTCGCCAACCTGCCCGAAGACGAACTCGAGGCCTACCTCGACGATGTCGGACTCGCAGAACAGACCGAACACACGATCACGGACCGAGAGGCGTTCCGGGACGAACTCGAAACGGTTCGCGAACAGGGGTACGCCCTGAACCGCGAGGAGCGGATCATCGGCATGCGAGCGGTCGGCGCACCGATCGTCACCGATCAGAACGACGTACTCGGGGCGATCAGTGTCTCGGTGCCGACGACCCGCATCGACGACCGCGCCGCGGAAGACGAGCTGCCGAAACAGGTTCAACGGAGCGCTCGCGTCATCGCGATTCGGACGACCTACAGCTAA
- a CDS encoding FAD-dependent oxidoreductase, protein MSTPDYSRRTIEDATPEVVSVDDVTIDVETDVLVAGGGGTGLVAALAASERTNGTVTVLEKSDRLGGNTSLSTGMIPAAGTRFQRDAGIEETADDMARDILEKNDYEADEEMVRHLCAESKHLVHWLVDEWNITLRLVDDFKYPQHSAYRMHAPPGRNGEHLIDELAARIEADDDIELLTNTPVTKLVADGDAVAGAVAGETHEEVIGAGKVVLATDGFAGNRRMVENNCGEIADALYFGSDGNTGDGIRWGAALDAEIAYMDSFQGHATVVQGTGALSTYAVIMNGGVLVNEDGERFGNEAKGYSALAIDVVDQPGGVGYELFDERIFEKLRGEFDDFDEAVDLGSYVSAPDIETLAAELGCDPSATAAALESYNDAVRAGEPDSVGRVDGRAVLEPPFYGATIVGSLFHTQGGLLVDEHGRVLQSDGSVVDNLYAGGGTAAGISGHGADGYLSGNGLTTALGLGRLAGRHAGDSLEV, encoded by the coding sequence ATGTCGACTCCCGATTACAGCCGACGGACAATCGAAGATGCCACGCCCGAAGTCGTCTCCGTCGACGACGTGACGATCGACGTCGAAACCGACGTACTCGTCGCCGGCGGCGGTGGAACGGGGCTAGTCGCCGCGCTCGCGGCTTCTGAACGAACGAACGGGACCGTCACCGTCCTCGAGAAGTCGGACCGGCTGGGTGGCAATACGTCGCTGTCGACGGGGATGATCCCCGCGGCGGGGACGCGGTTTCAGCGCGACGCGGGCATCGAGGAAACGGCCGACGACATGGCCCGGGACATCCTCGAGAAGAACGATTACGAGGCAGATGAGGAGATGGTGCGACACCTCTGTGCTGAGAGCAAGCACTTGGTCCACTGGCTGGTCGACGAGTGGAATATCACGCTCCGACTCGTGGACGATTTCAAGTACCCCCAACACTCGGCCTATCGGATGCATGCGCCGCCCGGCCGGAACGGGGAGCATCTGATAGACGAACTGGCGGCGCGGATCGAGGCCGACGACGACATCGAACTGCTCACGAACACGCCCGTGACGAAACTCGTCGCGGACGGCGACGCGGTCGCGGGTGCGGTCGCCGGCGAAACGCACGAGGAGGTGATCGGCGCGGGGAAGGTCGTCCTCGCGACCGACGGCTTCGCCGGCAACCGGCGGATGGTCGAGAACAACTGCGGGGAGATCGCGGACGCGCTGTACTTCGGCTCGGACGGCAACACCGGCGACGGTATCCGCTGGGGGGCGGCGCTCGACGCCGAAATCGCGTACATGGATTCCTTCCAAGGGCACGCGACCGTCGTGCAGGGAACCGGCGCGCTCTCGACGTACGCGGTCATCATGAACGGCGGCGTCCTCGTCAACGAGGACGGCGAGCGGTTCGGCAACGAAGCCAAGGGCTATTCCGCGCTCGCCATCGACGTCGTCGACCAGCCGGGCGGCGTCGGCTACGAACTCTTCGACGAGCGGATCTTCGAGAAACTCCGCGGCGAGTTCGACGACTTCGACGAGGCGGTCGATCTCGGCTCGTACGTCAGCGCGCCCGACATCGAGACGCTGGCCGCGGAACTCGGGTGCGACCCGTCGGCGACCGCCGCGGCCCTCGAGTCGTACAACGATGCGGTTCGAGCGGGCGAACCGGACTCGGTCGGCCGCGTCGACGGCCGCGCCGTCCTCGAGCCACCGTTTTACGGCGCGACGATCGTCGGCTCGCTGTTCCACACGCAGGGCGGCTTGCTCGTCGACGAACACGGCCGCGTCCTGCAGTCCGACGGGAGCGTCGTCGACAACCTCTACGCGGGCGGCGGCACCGCGGCGGGGATCAGCGGTCACGGCGCGGACGGCTACCTCAGCGGCAACGGGCTGACCACCGCGCTCGGACTCGGCCGACTCGCCGGTAGACACGCTGGCGACTCCCTCGAGGTGTGA
- a CDS encoding isochorismatase family protein: MTDRVWEDLLSEQDKRVIEKAGYDKDGASSWESRGAGENPMVLVIDVQELIVGDDVPILEAVEEHRTAMGEIAWDAVDRIADFLEFARGNDIPVGYTRVVPSSYDDPDHEDLAIVDPVAPEPGETVVDKSYASAFYGTDLLARLNRNDVDTLVVVGNSTSGCVRATTVDAQQHGFDVVLPQECIFDRIEASHKIGLLDMWMKYAEVLETDEVEDYLENMGESA; this comes from the coding sequence ATGACGGATCGTGTCTGGGAAGACCTGCTATCCGAGCAGGACAAACGTGTCATCGAGAAGGCAGGCTACGACAAGGACGGCGCGTCCTCGTGGGAGTCACGCGGCGCGGGCGAGAACCCGATGGTCCTCGTCATCGACGTCCAAGAACTGATCGTCGGCGACGACGTGCCGATCCTCGAGGCGGTCGAGGAACACCGCACCGCGATGGGAGAGATCGCGTGGGACGCGGTCGATCGGATCGCGGACTTCCTCGAGTTCGCCCGGGGGAACGACATCCCCGTCGGGTACACGCGGGTGGTCCCGAGTTCGTACGACGACCCGGACCACGAGGATCTCGCGATCGTCGATCCCGTCGCGCCCGAACCGGGCGAGACGGTCGTCGACAAGAGCTACGCGAGCGCGTTCTACGGCACCGACCTGCTCGCCCGACTGAACCGGAACGACGTGGACACGCTGGTCGTCGTCGGCAACTCCACCAGCGGCTGCGTGCGGGCGACGACGGTCGACGCCCAGCAACACGGCTTCGACGTCGTCCTGCCACAGGAGTGCATCTTCGACCGGATCGAAGCCTCGCACAAGATCGGCCTGCTCGACATGTGGATGAAGTACGCGGAAGTGCTCGAGACCGACGAAGTCGAGGACTACCTCGAGAACATGGGTGAGTCGGCGTGA
- a CDS encoding dihydroorotase family protein → MTGHDLVIENGTLVTEDGLLEADVAATDGRISAIGERDSLDGDETIDAGGDHVLPGAIDPHTHHGIYNSLAEDANTESRSDLVGGVTTTGNFFRRPGAYEEIMGDYVEAAEANYRHDYFFSLGLLSFDHVAEIPTIIDEFGITTFKWYMNYKYAAAEKFGVDCEMRDDFGDAFIETLADQDVETTLGYHSENVEITNALAGGNPYVETEADADADEEEYEVFVEEFPDYAETQSMVAGASLAKQHDYDDSFYAVHVSAGRTADELATLQDAGYEVTGETCTHYLTLTAEECDDRMKVNPPVRHESDKETLWERVADGTISCIGTDHCANTTDEKIGDTIRESKLGFPSTATMLPLILSEGVNEGRIDLERAVEVTSTNTAKAWNLYPKKGTIRVGSDADLVVVDLEETKTVTPELLQSVADYSIYEGRDVTGWPTHTVVGGELAYADGEVLAEPGTGTHVDRPV, encoded by the coding sequence GTGACGGGTCACGACCTCGTGATCGAAAACGGCACTCTCGTCACCGAAGACGGGCTGCTCGAGGCCGACGTCGCCGCGACCGACGGCCGGATCTCGGCGATCGGCGAACGCGACTCGCTCGACGGCGACGAGACGATCGACGCCGGCGGCGACCACGTCCTGCCGGGCGCGATCGACCCCCATACTCACCACGGGATCTACAACTCGCTGGCCGAGGACGCGAACACGGAGAGCCGGTCGGATCTCGTCGGCGGCGTGACGACGACGGGGAACTTCTTCCGTCGGCCGGGTGCCTACGAGGAGATCATGGGCGACTACGTCGAGGCGGCCGAAGCGAACTACCGCCACGACTACTTCTTCTCGCTGGGACTGCTCTCGTTCGACCACGTCGCGGAGATCCCGACGATCATCGACGAGTTCGGGATCACGACGTTCAAGTGGTACATGAACTACAAGTACGCCGCCGCGGAGAAGTTCGGCGTCGACTGCGAGATGCGCGACGACTTCGGCGACGCGTTCATCGAGACGCTCGCCGACCAGGACGTGGAGACGACGCTCGGCTACCACTCCGAGAACGTCGAGATTACGAACGCGCTGGCCGGCGGCAACCCCTACGTCGAGACCGAGGCCGACGCGGACGCCGACGAGGAGGAGTACGAGGTCTTCGTCGAGGAGTTCCCCGACTACGCCGAGACCCAGAGCATGGTCGCGGGCGCGAGCCTCGCGAAGCAACACGACTACGACGACAGCTTCTACGCCGTCCACGTCAGCGCCGGGCGGACGGCCGACGAACTCGCGACGCTACAGGACGCGGGCTACGAGGTCACCGGCGAGACCTGCACCCACTACCTGACGCTGACCGCCGAGGAGTGCGACGACCGCATGAAGGTCAACCCGCCCGTGCGCCACGAGAGCGACAAGGAGACGCTCTGGGAGCGCGTCGCCGACGGCACCATCTCCTGTATCGGCACCGACCACTGCGCGAACACGACCGACGAGAAGATCGGCGACACCATCCGCGAGAGCAAACTCGGCTTCCCCTCGACGGCGACCATGCTCCCGCTGATCCTCTCGGAAGGGGTCAACGAGGGACGGATCGACCTCGAGCGCGCGGTCGAGGTCACGAGCACGAACACCGCGAAGGCGTGGAACCTCTACCCGAAGAAGGGGACGATCCGCGTCGGCAGCGACGCCGATCTGGTCGTCGTCGACCTCGAGGAGACGAAGACGGTGACGCCCGAGTTGCTCCAGAGCGTCGCCGACTACTCGATCTACGAGGGGCGGGACGTGACCGGCTGGCCGACCCACACCGTCGTGGGCGGCGAACTCGCCTACGCGGACGGCGAGGTGCTGGCCGAGCCCGGCACGGGCACCCACGTCGATCGCCCGGTCTGA
- a CDS encoding CaiB/BaiF CoA-transferase family protein, which translates to MTDDTPGPLDGLTVVEAGSMISGPTVGRLLADFGATVIKVEHPEHGDHIRNFGTQKDGIGMWHKYLSRNKQSVTLDVSSERGQTVFVDLVSEADVLIENFRPGTLERWNLGWDALSEENPGLVMLRMSGYGQTGPYSEKPGFGTLAEAMSGFAYVNGFEDRPPLLPPTGLADNIAALYATFSVMFALYHRDVNGGTGQYIDVSLIEPIFNLIGPFPLTYDQTGEIARRSGNRSTSSAPRNVYRTGDDRWVALAASAQPLAMRTFDAIGRPDLKDDPRFADNERRLENVEELDEIIGDWMADHTREEILETFEEHDATIAPVYNVADIMEDDHYEAREAVVRVDDDDLGEAAVQNTIPKFSETPGRVDHLGSDLGEHNEDVFGGYLGYDDDVLAELESEGVIR; encoded by the coding sequence ATGACAGACGACACTCCGGGTCCGCTTGACGGACTCACGGTAGTAGAGGCCGGATCGATGATCTCCGGGCCGACCGTCGGTCGGCTCCTCGCCGACTTCGGCGCGACGGTGATCAAGGTCGAACACCCCGAACACGGCGATCACATTCGCAACTTCGGGACCCAGAAGGACGGCATCGGTATGTGGCACAAGTATCTGAGCCGGAACAAGCAGTCCGTGACGCTCGACGTCTCCTCCGAGCGGGGACAGACCGTCTTCGTCGACCTCGTCTCGGAAGCCGACGTGCTCATCGAGAACTTCCGACCCGGCACGCTCGAGCGCTGGAACCTCGGCTGGGACGCCCTCTCCGAGGAGAACCCGGGGCTCGTCATGCTGCGGATGTCGGGCTATGGACAGACGGGGCCGTACTCCGAAAAGCCGGGTTTCGGGACGCTCGCGGAGGCGATGAGCGGCTTCGCCTATGTTAACGGCTTCGAGGACCGGCCGCCCCTGTTGCCGCCGACAGGACTGGCGGACAACATCGCCGCACTGTACGCGACGTTCTCGGTGATGTTCGCGCTGTACCACCGCGACGTCAACGGCGGCACCGGGCAGTACATCGACGTGAGCCTGATCGAGCCGATCTTCAACCTGATCGGCCCGTTCCCGTTGACCTACGATCAGACCGGCGAGATCGCCCGTCGCTCGGGCAATCGGTCGACCTCGTCGGCCCCGCGGAACGTCTACCGAACCGGCGACGACCGCTGGGTCGCCCTCGCCGCGAGCGCACAGCCGCTCGCGATGCGGACCTTCGACGCGATCGGCCGACCTGACCTGAAAGACGACCCGCGATTCGCCGACAACGAGCGCCGCCTCGAGAACGTCGAGGAGCTCGACGAGATCATCGGAGACTGGATGGCCGACCACACCCGCGAGGAGATCCTCGAGACGTTCGAGGAACACGACGCGACGATCGCGCCGGTGTACAACGTCGCGGATATCATGGAGGACGATCACTACGAGGCCCGAGAGGCGGTCGTCAGAGTCGACGACGACGATCTCGGCGAGGCGGCCGTCCAGAACACGATTCCGAAGTTCAGCGAGACGCCGGGTCGCGTCGATCACCTCGGCTCGGACCTCGGCGAGCACAACGAGGACGTGTTCGGTGGGTATCTGGGCTACGACGACGACGTGCTGGCGGAACTCGAGTCGGAGGGCGTGATCCGATGA